A genome region from Diorhabda carinulata isolate Delta chromosome 2, icDioCari1.1, whole genome shotgun sequence includes the following:
- the LOC130903675 gene encoding ninjurin-2-like: MSNKINDTDNTTEDDEDIPDEKNIQKNKVGTYDEEAKDNKPKKRIKLQSKIILENEEDGGKKNQEELGGLQEVTIDTEEGVDEIDGKRRNKKLLKMEEDEVIDVEAQEDQEIKKPANSFAAKKTVAQGMMDIALITANANQLRYMVEYNQHSSTFYINVILITLSLILQLAIGITLIYKGWFYIQGKSKSVAAKRLNIYVTAGIFAITIINVFIASFTVTGPPPKEED; this comes from the exons atgagtaataaaattaatgatacaGATAATACGACAGAAGATGATGAAG ATATCCCAgatgagaaaaatatacaaaaaaataaagttggtACATACGATGAAGAAGCAAAGGATAACAAACCGAAGAAAAGAATTAAGCTTCAATCtaaaataatattggaaaatgaAGAAGATGGTGGAAAGAAGAATCAAGAGGAATTAGGCGGATTGCAAGAAGTGACTATTGACACCGAAGAAGGTGTAGACGAAATAGATGGAAAGAGGAGGAATAAGAAGCTGTTAAAAATGGAAGAAGACGAAGTTATTGATGTTGAAGCACAAGAAgatcaagaaattaaaaagcCTGCTAATAGCTTCGCAGCTAAAAAAACTGTTGCACAAG GTATGATGGATATTGCTCTGATAACAGCAAACGCTAACCAGCTTCGTTATATGGTGGAATATAATCAACACAGTTCCACGTTTTATATCAATGTTATCCTTATAACATTATCTCTTATCCTTCAGCTAGCTATAGGTATCACTCTCATATATAAAGGATGGTTTTATATACAAGGAAAATCGAAAAGTGTCGCTGCTAAGAGATTGAACATTTATGTTACTGCTGGAATATTCGCCATTACtattataaatgttttcatAGCTAGTTTTACCGTTACAGGACCTCCTCCGAAAGAAGAAGATTGA